The region CCGCTGCCCGGTGTGCCCCAACACCACCCTGATCCGCATGGTCGATCCGCAGCAGCCGCACATCTGGTTCGAGAGCTGCCCGGTCTGCTACGGCCGCTATTTCGACGCCGGCGAGTTCCGCGACCTCGCGCATGACGGGTTGCTCGATCTGTTCCGGCGCTGGCGGGCGGTGGAGCGACGGTAGCTGCGCCGCCATGGCCCAGGCCGGTTGTGGGTTCTGGGTTGTGGGTTGTGGGCGGCAAGAGCCGGTGTGCCGATAGCCCAGTGCGAGCGGCTTCAGCCGCGCTCATTCCCTGGCGGCCGCCCGAGAGATCGCCGACAGGGTCGGCTCCCACGCTCCCCCGGCATGCCAGCTTCGCTGCCCACAACGCACAACCCACAACCCGCCCACAACCTCGCCTCACCCGGCCCCGCGCACCCCCAGGTAACTCGCATCGTGGAAGGTTGCCACCCAGCGCGGGCGGTAGGCGACGAACATGGTCAGCAGGGCGCCGGTGGCGAAGCCTTCGGGGAACATCAGGGCGGGCACGGTGAGCAGGAAGTTCTCGCCCAGGGTGTCCAGCGCATAGGTGCCGAGCATCAGCAGGGTCGCGAGCTTGGCCAGCTGGACCAGGGCGATCGCCAGCGCGCCGGCGAAGAAGCCGTTGAACAGCAGGTAGACAAACAGGTGCAGCGGCATCCGCTTCTGCGCGAAGTCGAGCAGCGCGGTGGTCAGCAGTACCGGGATGACCCCGGTGTAGACGAAATCCAGCACCGGGTGGAGCCAGAAGTGACCCCAGCCCAGCGCCACCGTTGCTACCGCAGCCGCCTGCTGCAGCAGCGCGAAGCGCCAACCAAACATCAGCGCCGCCGCGCTGGCGCCGAACAGGTGCAGGTCCAGCCCGGGTTGCAGTTCGATCCGTGCCAGCCGCGCCGCCACGGCCACCGCGAGCATCACCGCGTAGACCGATTGCGCTTCGAAGTCCCGCAGCCGCGACCATTGGATGCCGCGCAGGGCTGCGGCCAGCGCCAGCAACGCCAGGGCGCCCGCTGACAGCACCAACGGCGACGGCACTTCGATTGGCGTCAGCGTCACACTCACCCCTGCGTTCCAGCCGCAATCCGGCGGGTGGGCAGTCTGCGCGATGCGCCCCGGGGAATCGCTGACGGAGCGCAAACCTCGGCTGCGCTTCGACCAATGGTGAATGGCGGGTGAAAGTCGCGCGGCCGCACCATGCCTGCGCCGCACAAGCGGGCGGTGTGCGTCGCACTTGACTGGCGTCATGGGCGGCGCCGCCGGCGAGGCGAATGCTCGTCGGCAACACCCGCACATTCCAATCCGGGAGGGGATTCACCATGACCACGCAACAAGCGAAGCGGCGCCCGCTGGCCCGCATCATCGCGCTGACCCTGGCGCTGTCTGCGCCACTGATGGCCAGCGCGCAGACGCCCAAGGAAACCGAGCTCGAAGGCCGCATCGCCCAGCTCGAGGCGCAACTCGCGGAGCTGAAGGCGCTGGTCGTCGCGCAGCATGCGCAGCACACCGCGGCCGCGCCTGCACCGGCGCCTGCCGCGACACCTGCCCCGCCGGGCGCTCCGCCGCCACCGCCGCCGATCCAGCAGACCACGATCACGCCGGGCGCGGTGGCCGGCACCAAGTTCACCGTTGGCGGCTTCGTCCGCACCGACATGCTGTACAGCAACACCGACAGCGGCGAGATCGCCGATGGCGCCACCGGACGCGACCTTTACCTGCCCGGCCAGATCCCGGTCGGCGGCAGCGACGAAGGCACGGACTTCGACAGCCACATCAAGTTCTCGCGCCTGTGGTTCGGCATCGACAATGTGTCGGACGCCGGCGACAAGGTCACCGCGCGCGTGGAGATCGATTTCTTCGGCGGCGCGCTGGGCAACGAGGTATCCACCAACACCTACGGCACCACCATCCGCCACGCCTTCGTCGGCTGGAACCAGTGGCTGGCCGGCCAGACCTGGTCCAATTTCATGGATCCGGCCGCGTTGACCGAAGCGGTCGACTTCATCGGCCCGCTCGATGGAACGGTGTTCGTGCGCCAGCCGCAGATCCGCTACACCAGCGGCCCGTGGTCCTTCTCGCTGGAAAATCCCGAGACCACGATCACGCCCTTCCGCGGCGGCACGCGTATCACCACGGATGACAACAACCTCCCGGATGTCACCGCACGCTACACCCACAAGGCTGCCTGGGGTCATTTGTCCGGCGCCCTGATGGTGCGCCAGCTGGCGTACGAGACCACCGGTGCCAACGCCATTGACGACTCCAGTTTCGCCCTCGCGGGAACGTTCTCGGGACGCTACAACTTCGATGCCAACAACGACCTCCGCTTTGCGATCAACGCCGGCAGTGGCATCGGCCGCTACGTGGCGCTGGGTGTTGCGAGCGACGCGGTCCTGGATGCCGACGGCGATATCGACGGACTCGACGGCGTGGCCGGCTTCGTTGGCTTCCACCACAACTTCAGCCCGAAGCTGCGCGGCAACCTGTACTACGCCGCGGCCAACTACGACAACGACACCGCGCTGACCGGCACCGGCGTGACCAAGGGCCACTACTCGGTGGCCGCCAACCTGTTCTACTCGCCGCTGCCCAAGCTCGATCTCGGCGCCGAGTTGCGCTATGCAGAGCGCGAAATGGAGAGTGGCGTCGACGGGTCGCTGACGCGGCTGCACTTCCTCGCAAAGTACTCGTTCTGAACGAATCTGGCGGGCTGTTGCGACGGGCTGGCCTCCGGGCCAGCCCGTTTCCGTTTCTTGGGCGGGGATCGTCCGCGTGCGCTGATCGCCGGCGGGTCCGCGCGGATGACGTCGCGTTCGCCCAACCTTGAGGTAAATTGCACGCTCGGGGAGGGGACGTGGATATGCTGCATGCAAAGCTCACCGCCATCCGTGCGGTGACCGCCGGGATCCTGGCGCTGCTGTGCGTCGGCACGGCGCGCGCGGCCGACGGCCGCTGGAGCAGCGCCGGGCCCTACGGTGGGCGCGTCGACAGCGCGGTGCTCGGAACCGGCGAGCCGGGCGTGGTGTACGCCAGCGCGCATCGCAGCGTGTACCGCTCGGTCGACGCCGGCGTCAGCTGGCGGGTGGCATCGGCCGGTCTGTCGACCATTACCCCCGGTGAGACGGTGCTCGCCGCGCACCCATCGCGCACCGGAACGCTGGTCCTGGCCGGCGCCCGCGGCGTCTTCCTGACCGAGGATGGCGCACGCACCTGGATCCGCCGGGACACCGGACTTCCGGTCAACGGCGGCGGCTTCCGCACCGTCGATGTCGCCTTCGCGCCGGGAGACCCCGACCGCATCTATCTCGCGAGCGAGGACGACGGCCTGTTCCGCTCCACCAACGGCGGCGCGAGTTGGGCCGCGGTGGCGACCAGCAGCCTGCCAACCGATCTCGACCGGATTGCGGTCGACCCGGCCAACCCCTTGCGGGTGCTGGCCTGGGCCCTCAACCGCAACGAGGGCGATTTCCCCGCCAGCCTCTACCTCAGTGTCGATGGGGGCAGCAGCTTCACCGGCGTCAACGGACCGTGGAACGGCGGCGGGCCGATCCGCGAGCCGCTCAGCCTGCTTGCCTTCGCCGGCAACACCCCGGGCACGGTCTTTCTGTCCGGACCCTTCGGCAACTTCCGCTCGGTCAACGGCGGTGCCAGCTTTGGCGCGTTGCCCAGCCTGCCGCTCGGCGCCAGCCAGCGCCTGCAGAGCCTGGCGATCGACCCCGCCGTGGCCGGGCGCGTGCTGTTCGGCACCTCCGATGGCGTGCTCCTCTCGGTCGACAACGGCGCGAACTTCGTCCCACGCAATACGGGCCTCACCGTCGCCAATGGGGATCCGGCGTCGATCGGGCCGATCCTCATCGATCCGGCCAACGCCAACCGCTGGCTGGCTTTCTCTCTGGCCGGCGAGGTGTTCGTCAGCTTGAATGCCGGGCTCGGCTGGAATGCCGCCAGCGCCGGGTTGCGCGGTACTGCGATCCAGACCGTCGCGGTCCATCCCGCGCGCCCGCAGCGGGTGTTCGCGGGGCTGCGCAATCTGCGCAGCGAGGCGACCTCGCCCGCCTTGTACCAGTCGGACGACACCGCCCAGAGCTGGCTGCGTTTCAACTCCGCGCTGGTGCTGGACACGGTCAATGCGATCGCTTTCGATCCCGGCACCGTGAGCGTGCCGGGAACCACCCGGATCTACGCCGGCGGCGCTGATTTCGCGCCCACCGGGCAGCTGCCGACCGCTTACCGCGGCGGGGTGCACCGCA is a window of Rhodanobacteraceae bacterium DNA encoding:
- a CDS encoding energy-coupling factor ABC transporter permease codes for the protein MSVTLTPIEVPSPLVLSAGALALLALAAALRGIQWSRLRDFEAQSVYAVMLAVAVAARLARIELQPGLDLHLFGASAAALMFGWRFALLQQAAAVATVALGWGHFWLHPVLDFVYTGVIPVLLTTALLDFAQKRMPLHLFVYLLFNGFFAGALAIALVQLAKLATLLMLGTYALDTLGENFLLTVPALMFPEGFATGALLTMFVAYRPRWVATFHDASYLGVRGAG